The DNA region TCCAGTAGGGCCGAGAGGGTGGTGTGGGAAGGTCTGATCGCCCATCACTGCAGCTGATAAAGGGAGGGCTAGGCATGTGTCTAGAGCTTTCTTTTTAGAGGAACTCATCTTTTAAGAAAAAGTCCATCTAAACTCTCTTAGCTCAATTTACATTTTCAGATGATGCTAACTTTGAGGAGTTGCAGGCCCTCTGGGTTTCCTGGGGGGCTGTCAGATCCCCATGGGGTACAGGGGCAGGTACTTCTTTGGCGTTGCCAGATTGGCCTGGTCACGATAGATTGAGGCGCTGAGGTGCTGGGCCCTATCCTTAGCCTTGGACGAGGGTGGATCTGGGACCTGACGAGACCTTCTTGCCGGTGCCCCTTTCTGCTGTCCTTATCCAGGAAGCTTGCTTAGCTGAACTAGAGCCCACGCCCCTGGGTGGACCAGCCACATGGGCCAGCACGGGCCCTGATCTTGCTACTGGCCGCCAGGGAAAGTGGGGCCAGAGCAGCCATCTGACTTGGCACCGGTAGATGCCTCCCCTCCCCAGATACCCTGGCCACAGCCCCTGAGCTCCTTACCTGCTGTGTTGCCAGGCCTGGATGGTGATGGGGGAGGAACCCCAGGGTGGGAGAACTCCGTGGTGGGCAGTGTGGGGGTCCTGCAGTTGTCCTGGCAAGAAAAGTGGCAGCAGGTGGGCTGCCGCCGAATGGCCTGACTCCCTTGCAGTCcgtctctccctctgcctctttCGTCTCCCTCTGAGTTTCTGTCcccccctctctctgtgtctctctctgtctgtcaccCCCCTGGGCCTCACCCCAGTTGCCCTCACATGGCTGTCTCAGCTCTATCTTGCCAGGGCGGCCCTCCTGGGGTGACCGCGTAGCCCTGATGGGCAGCACAGCTTGCCCTCTGCTCCGTATGGAAGAAGTACATGACTCACACTTGGTGTTTTCTGTTCACCGCCCAAAATAGCCATTTCACAAACAGCAGAGAGCGGCCGAATCCAGTGAAAATCTGGCGGGAGTCCAGCCCCGGCACCTCCTGCTTGTTCCTCTGTTCACTCGGCGGGGCCTGTTTTTTAGTTATTTGGCCTTATTTTACTCTCATATCTTTACCCATTGTTTTATTTCCTGATCTCTTTTCATATTAAATTGCTCTGTTGATAACTAAAAGTTTAATTTTCTCTAATATAACCGATAGGAAATTACCttgtttaaaaatcaattttctaAATAACCTCATTGGTTTTTAGagtaatttttattgcactttaagttaaagtttacaaatcaagtcagtctctcatacaaaaatttatatatactttgctgtatactcctagttgctctccccctaaggagacagcacactcctccctaccctctatttctgtgtccattcagccagcttctgaccccctctaccttcttatctcccctccagacaggagctgcccacatagtctcatgtgtctacttgatccaagaagctcactcttcaccagtatcatttcctatcccattgtccagtccaatccctgtctgaagagttggctttgggaatggttcctgtcctgggccaacagaaggtttggggaccctgaccaccgggattcttctcgtctcagtcagatcattaagtcccgtctttttatgagaatttggggtctgcatcccactgctctcctgctccctcaggggttctctgttatgttccctgtcagggcagccatcacttatagccaggtaccatctagttcttctggtttcaggctaatgtagtctctggtttatgtggccccagATCACCTATATTTTTAAGGACCAGATTTTAAATTCTAGAGgtggacttggaaaccctggtggtgtagtggttaagttgctaaccaaagggtcagcagttcgaatcctccaggcgctccttggaaactctatggggcagttctactctgacctataaggttgctgtgagtcggaatcgactcgagggcactgggtttggtttggtttggttttagaggtGGACTTATGTTCAGAAATTGGTCTTTCAACTCTCCTACATACACACCctttatgatggttaaggttgtgtgttaacttgactGGGATGTgcttctctgtggtttggcagttatgatgtatttTCGCAGTTATGCAGTGTGATCAACTCCATTATAACATCTgctgtgaacagccaatcaggtgaaggggagtttccttggggggtgtggcctgcttccagTGTATAAATGAATGTCCCAGCAaggctctcactctggatcctgcatctagctcctcatcatctgacctctggttcttgggacttgaactagcagcttacctgccaatcttggatttgtcagcccttgcagctgagtcaggagaagcctcaagcctgacccctgacccacagacttgggacttgcagCCTGtataactgcatgagccatttccttgagataaatctctttctctctcactgtctctgtgtctgtctgcgtgtgtatacatagatatatccccccaccccccaactggttttgcttctctagagaacccagcagaAGACATTTGGTAACACGACTGGTTCTAGAGAATcaaaattgtgaggatgagttttctaaattggttctcgggtttggttagtcttaaagatgttgatgactctgcttccagtagtaaagagggcactgctaatccatggtgtgaggtagcaatacaaatatgcaaaatatcaccaccaatagatcattGGTGAAAGACGAGGCTCTCGGTGATTGCATGGATGaaacctttctacaattttgtcaggatgagaagtataaggaagccgGTTGGTCCTACTGTCATTAGACAAAGTGATaacagaaagagatgagctcagggctccagtcacagctcaagcactgcataaTGACCTCAAATTGCCACTTGTACCCTGAAAGAAAGcaatatttcttgtagtaacagagcagaTATTGCTGAAAGGCAAATCGAGAGTCTtaccataagagtggctgaattacaatgccatttgaattcccaacctcaaatggtgtctgaagttaaagtgagggcattgattgggaagaaataggaCCCTGAAACTTAGGATGGGAACATACGGGCAGATAATCAGGCTGCTGAGCCCCctaaattctgctgaatcactcctgccaacagaaccggCCCTCTTagtcccatctgaagagatgactccatttttgtctgctcagccaccctccccagtaaaaccgttagcccctccacccccgtctgatgagattaactcagctgtgtctgaagagcctttgagaGATCACCTGAGGCtgcatctgagtcattgcctgaggCCGGTGCCTtccaagacattgctgaatgttctcagaacacatcctcaccacccatttttgcttctagacctatcaTTAGACGTAAGTTCccgtgagccccaaaaggtgaagtacaaagtgtgacccaggagtaGGTACGCTATGCTCCAAAAtagctgcttgacttttctaacatgtacaaacagaaacctggggaatatgtgtggagtGGCTATTATGGGTGTGGGATAAggatgcaaggaacataaagttagaTACATCCGAGTTTACTGATATGGGCCCActtagcacagattcttcattccgtgtttcagcttgagagtaTGTctagaatgcaggagatcccttagggtatcTCTTAGTACTTACcaagccctgtgattaaagtcaatggaaaagtaCAGCAGCCCAGTTCCaatatgactactaatggcccagacccttcagggatgaaggtttgggtcaccccaccggGCAAAGAGCTACAAccagctgaggtacttgctgagggtaatgggaatatggaatgggtggtgcaagaaagtagttctaaataccagctacgaccacatgaccagttgcagagaCGAGTATTGTTATGAGTATTGTGTCCTTATATGTGcgcatcagatatttttgttttcacttacaaaatatgttaatggggctagtgcattttccgTTGTACACGTATTATTTGTATCATATTAGGCTCCAATATGACCTTGCAAtggtctttatttagagattgtgtatggttttaaagagatgtgtaccggtgccaagttgacaaagggtggactgtgatcattaaggttgtgtgtcagcttggctgggccatgattcttagtggtttggccgttatgatgtagtttggcaattatgtaatgatgtaatttggcagttacaaaATGATGTCATCAATTCCATGATAAGGTCtggtgtgagcagccaatcagttgaaggggagtttccctggggggtgtggcctgcttccagTGTATAAATGggtgttccagcaaggctctcactctggatcctgcatccagctccttatcatctggcctctggttcttgggacttgagctagcagcttacctgttgaccttggatttgtcagcctctgcagcctgtgggcCAACAACCTGCCACCTGACATGTCTATCTcaggttcctcagcccctgcagctatatgagtcaggaaaagcctccagcctgacacctggccCATGGACATGGGACTtgtagcctctacaaccgtgtgagccatttccttaagattaacctctctctctctgtacgtacgtatgtgtgtgggtgtatgaatgtatatacacatatgtgccgcaatggttttgcttctctagagaacccagcctaagacgccCTTACAGTAAACGTGGAAGTTCtgtctgctctgtccaggacgctGTGTGCACCGTCTCTGCCTGTCACATCATGTGACTCTGGGCAGGACGGCCACAGAGGATGCTTAGAGTGCCGTGTTCCTGGAGGGTCTGGTGGTGTGGCCTGTCCAGTCTCGCCACCAAGGTGGCTCTCGGGGGTTCTGTGGTCACACAGTCTAGAGGCTAAGTGGGAGCACCACATAGAGAAAGGACTTGGGGCACTGGGCAAAGGCCCCAAGTCAGTAACACACAGAATGTTCCATAACTGAGAGCAGTGCCTGAGGGCAGTGCTGGGGCTGGGAGGAGCACACACAGTGCAGTAAACACCATCCCAGACCAGAGCCCGGCAGAGTGCAGAGCCTGCAGATGGTTCCAGAAGACTGGATGGGCGGGGCCTAGTCTCCAAGCCCAGAAAGCAGCTTGAGAGCAAAAAGGAAGCCAGATCATGTCAGTCATGGGACCTCAAAAGCATACGCCCACCAGCTCAGTGCAGGCAGCGGCCCCACTCAGGGCATTCATGCTGATACACCCTTCAGCCCAGGGGTCCCAGGCTTCTAGGGCACCTGTGGGGCCTGGAACTTCTGGACTCCATTTCATGCCAGCTGGGAACCAGGCATTTGGTACCACCTGTGTGTTTCCTCAAAGCTGCCTGTGTGCTGGCAGGACTCCCGCTGGGCCCTGGTGCTGGGGCGGGCACAGGCTGGTCGGGGCAGGATGTGGCAGTGGGCCACATGGGGAGAGTCCTCCCCCGTCCACACTGTCCCCCAGGGATCTGCCCTCGGGTGCTGGGGGGCATCCCAGTGGAGGGCAAAGCAGGGACAGCTGGTGTGCTGAGAAGATAGTAAGCTGAGCCACCTGGGGCCCTGTGGGCTGTGAGGGCGCCTGCTGGTAGCCTGTGGTCAGTGTGAAATGGTCAGTATGGTGACAGGAGGACCTTGACGGTGAGGCTCTGCTGTGTGCATCCTCGCCCCCTCAAACCCATTAGCCTGTTTTCCAGAAGGTTCTGATGGTGATTCTGTATCCTTTACTGGGTCTTGCTGCCCAGGACTGACTGACGCACCTGCAGTGTTCATGGTCCAGTGACTGTACTTTCATCTCCTGAGTCAGGCCCCTCCCTGCCCACctatcttagtcatccagtgctgatataacagaaataccacaagtgggtggctttaacaaatacaaatttattttttcgcagttaggagactagaagtctgacttcagggtgccagctctgttgctgttaggtgccgtcgagtcagttccaactcatagcgatcttatgtACCCCAGAACAAAACGctccccggtcctgcgccatcctcacaatcgttgttatgcttaagcccactgttgcagccactgtgtcagtctatctcattgagggtcttcctctttttcactgaccctccactttaccaagcatgatgtccttctccagggactgattcctcctgataacatgtccaaaatacacgagacataatctcgccatccttgcttctaaggaccattgtggctgtacttcttccaagacagatttgttcgttcttttggcagtccacggtatattcaatattctcctccaacaccacaattcaaaggcgtcaactcttctttggtcttccttattcatcatccaacttttACATGCACATGAGATGaccgaaaacactatggcttgggtcaggcgcaccttagtcgtcaaggtgacatctttgctcttcaacactttaaagaggtcttttgcagccgatttgcccaatgcaacgcgtcttttgatttcttgattgctgcttccatgggtgttgattgtggatccaaggaaaatgaaatccttgacaacttcagtcttttctgtttatcatgatgttgctcattggtccaattgtgaggatttttgttttcatatttatgttgaggtgtaatccatactgaaggctgtagtctttgatcttcattagtaagggcttcaagtcctctccactttcagcaagcaaggttgtgtcgtctgcataacgcaggttgttaatgagtcttcctccaatcctgatgccccgtttttcttcatatagtccagcttctcagattatttgctcagcatacagattgactaggtatggtggaaggatacaaccctgacacacacctttcctgactttaaaccacgcagtatccccttgttctgtctgaacaactccctcttgactCTAtataaaggctcctcatgagcacaattaagtgttctggaattcccattctttgcaatgttatccatagtttgttatgatctacacagcccaatgcctttgcagagtcactaaaacccaggtaaacaccGTTCAGGTagtctctgctttgagccaggatccacctgacatcagcaatgacatccctggttccgcatatttttctgaatccggcctgagttcctggcagctccctgtggatacactgctgcagctgcttttgaatgattttcagcagaatttcacttgcgtgtgatattaatgatactgttctctAATTTCCGctttcagtgggatcacctttcttgggagtgcacataaatatggatctcctccagtcggctggccaggtagctgtcggCCATACTTTTTGACAtagatgagcacttccagcgcggCATCTAGGggaagctttttctctctgtcggctctggaggaaggtccttgtctctttgagcttctgctcctgcgcagtcttcatgtggctcggcatctctcttcctccatcgtTTCTCAGCTAGCCTGTTTaatctcatatctcaaaagagattgactcaaaacaaaccctacactaatcctgcctcatttacataacaaatGAGATTATAAGCACAGCatggaggttagaatttacaacacgtatttttgaggggacatgattcaacccctaccaccaccacctgtcaTCGTATCGGGGGTGAAGAGTTCACTTGTGCTCAGGAGCAGCCCTCCCCCTGCAGGGCACCACTGACAGCCTGTCCTTGTTGATTAGAGTAGTAACGTGGCCACTTCAACTCCCGTTTCTTGTGCTGAAATCATTGCTGATCTTGTTCCCTCTTCCTCTCAGTGGGTCTGGAAGACGAGCTCCGTtagggaacattctggttttTATCTCCTTTGCGGATTGCTATGCTTGGACCTGGCTGGGACTGATCCCCAGGTCGTcaccaaaagcaaaagaaagcagACAGTCACCTTTTCCCCAGAGCCGCTTTTCAATCACACCAGTCACTTGCTTGTTCTATCCTCTCCTGCTGATGGTGAGCCCCGAGGTCAGAAAGGGCCGAGGAGGCGAGGTGCGGCCCCGCTGCAGGGGTCAGGCCCTGGGCCTCGGCCACTCATGGACAACTTGGGGTGCCTGCTGTGCTCGTTCACCCAGCCCTGCAAGAACCCGTGACCCTGAGCCAGCCTCGGAGCAGGGGCTGCAAGGGCCAGTGAGTCCCCCATGGGTGGGGCCAGGCCCCATCTGTCAGGCATTGAGCCTGCCCTGTGTCCACGCTAGAAGTCCCCACGTTCTGGAGGGGAGGCTGCCCTCTCTGCCTTCCCACCGCCTCAACTTTTGAACCAAGTGACCCTTGACGTTAATACTCTGCCATTCTGTCTCCTAGTGTCCAAGATGCATGCAGTGTGACACCAAGTTTGACTTCATCACCAGAAAGGTAAGACGAGGCCACAAAACGGAAGGGCGGGTGGGGGTGCAAGGGGCCTCAGCGTGACGTCCTTCCTTTGGGGGGTGTGGGTGTTGTATGACTGGTTTTACATTTTAAGCAGTACCCTGGGTGGGGTGTGCGGGCTTGTCCATGTGTGACCAGCTGGGCAGGTGGGGTGTGCAGGTGTCTTGTGTGTGTGATGGGGggatgggtgtgtgggtgtgtctgAACGGCAGGCGTGTGTCCGTGTGTGACTGACGAGGCGGGGCGTGTGGGCGCGTGTCCACGTCTGACCGTGGGGACACCTGCTCACACCCCGTCTGCCCACGTGTGTCCACGTCTGACCGTGGCGACATGTGCTCACACCCTGCCTGCCCACGCATGTCCACGTCTGACCGTGGGGACGCCTGCTCAAGCCCCGCCTGCCCACGCGTGTCCATGTCTGACTGTGGGGACGCCCGCTCTCACGCCCCCTGCCCACAGCACCACTGTCGCCGCTGCGGGAAGTGCTTCTGCGACAGGTGCTGCAGCCAGAAGGTGCCGCTGCCGCGCATGTGCTTTGTGGACCCCGTGCGGCAATGTGCCGAGTGCGCCCTGGTGTCACAGAGGGAGGCTGAGTTTTACGACAAGCAGCTCAAAGTGCTGGTGAGCGGTAAGGTGGCTGGGCCCGTGTACTGCAGGTGCTGCATGTGCGATGACCGCCCTCGGACTTTCTCCCCTCTGCCTCCACTCCTGACCCACTGACAAGGTGCTCCAGAGCTGCCTCCTCCTGGATGATGGCGCGGGCCCTGCACGTTCCTCCCCACGAGGGCGACTCTGCTGGCCCCATTTGAGCCCTTTGGGTTTGTATGGGGCCGTGTGGTTTCAGAGACCACTGACCAAGTGGAACAACAAGCCACCTTCTGGAACAGAGGTTCTGGAGGGTGACTCGTCCTGAGGGATTCTGAGGGATTCCTGGGAGATCCTGAGGAGGACGAGCCCCATCTCAGATGCTGGCTTTCCATGGCGGCGCTGTCCTCCAGCTCTTGTCTGCCCTCCTGCCCCGGTCCTCCCTTACACAGGGCCCTAGCAGGGCCCGGCCTGGTGCTCTGGCAGCGTGCGGGTTCTGTGGAGCTTCTTCCTACTCCTGTCACCCAGTCAGGGGGGTCATATGCCCATCTCAGCAGCTGTGGGTGGGAGGAGGGGCTCCTGCTGGGATCTGCACCTTTCTCTGATGagccccctgccccccacctccGAAGAAAGCAGTGCGCCCTGGGGAGCAAGGCCTCTTATTCGCATCTGAACCCCTTAAGCCATTGCTGCCTTTGCTTCAGTGGAAGTGGTCCTTGGACAGACACCAGCGCTGTTCCTCTAGGTGCTGGTTTTACCCTTTGTAGGTGTCGCACCACTGGGAGCTCTAGCCGCAGGGAGCTTTCCCTGCTTGGCCCGGGAGAGCTCTGACAGCTGGGGGGAGGTCTCAAAGGGGCAAAGGTGAATTTCTCACATCGGCTTTTGTGTCCCAAGGCGCTACTTTCCTTGTGACTTTCGGCAAGTCAGAGACACCCGAAACGATGGTTTGCCGTCTTTCCAACAATCAGAGGTAAGAGCTGGGGTCCTCTCTGACACCTGATGCTTCGTTACAAGTGGTAGGGCCCAGTGGTCCAGAGTAACATGATCTGAAAATTCATTTTGTTTCTCGTAGGTTCTTGGTTCTGGATGGAGATGGCCATTACGAAATTGAAATCACACGTATCTCCACCATGCGAATCCTGACGGAAGGACTCCCTCCTGGAGGTAGTGTGTCGCCGGGTGTGAGGAGCCTGTGCTCTGCAGAGGTGGTCTGTCACTCACACTGGTGTTTGGCAATCAGCTTTAGGAACCCACCTGGTCCATGTGGGTTCAAGATGTAAATACTGAAGAACAATTTGCCCACGTCTGACAGCCTTCCCTTTGTAAATGCTCTCGTGATGATGTTTGTTCACTGTTGGGTTTAACCAAGGTAAAGCTCCAAATATGGATGGCATGACCCAGATTCCCAAAAAGGTTAGCCGTGATTGCTGATCAGGGACCAGCATTTCCTGCAGTCTCTCCCCTCCTGCGAGCGCACCTGTGCGAACTGCACTCCTTTTCACATCTCCTTGGCGAGCTTCTGGCGCACTTCAGCCCGGCTGGGTCCCCGCAGCAGCCTCTCCCCCGCAGTGgcttgctctgtcctgcagtgcCTGAACAGATCCCGTGACACAGTCTGTCTTGCTTTCTGTTTACCAACGGACTCTTGAttgttccttctttctctccactgCTGCCTTCTTGATGTAGAAAAAGACACGCACACTTACACCAGCCTCCTGGAGAGCCAGCCTGTCTCTGAAGGTCAGCGTCCTCCGTGGCTCTCCCAGCATGCTGCGGGCCCTCCTACACTTGGCTTCTGTCCCTGGGGCCATCTATGCAAAGGGTTTTGGTCAAACTCACGTTCATTTTGCCCAGTACATGGGTAGTGGTGGCAGCTGCCACAGAGACAGCCCAACTCACACTGTCCCCACGCGCGGGAGGATGGGTCTGTTGTGACTTGAAGTGTGAATGAAAATGTCCCGGCAGAAGAAAACGTACGTAATTGCTCAGTTCTGCAGTCCCaagggaaacactgcccagttatTGTAACTTTGTCGGCACCTGAGCCAGCTCTGTGCTGGGCTCTGGGGAAACAGAGGTGGGCAAAGACCAAGTCCAGGATGCACTGGGGTGCGGAGGAGCATAGTAGCAGCAGCCCACTGCCCAGAACCTTCCTTCCCCCCAGGGTGCTCTGGCACTTTGTCTCAGCTTCCTGGATGAGTTCTGAGAGGGCAAGGCCAGTGCGTTCACCTCCTCTGTCCCCAAGGGCCTGTCTCCTAGGCACAGGACTGTCACAGATGGGACCAGGCTGGTCACCTCtggcaggttcaagttgaagagGCCTGGTGTGAGTTAGGCCAGAACTGCCCATGGAAAGGGCAGGACCTGGAGGACCTGGGGTCAGGAGAAGCTGGGGTCAGGGGTCAGCTCCGACgggagggcagggagggcagggccTGGAGGAGCTGGGGTTAGGGGTCTGCTCTGATGGGGGATGGCAGGCTGCCCCCCCCCATGCCCAAGTAGAAGGCCAGTGGGCTCCAGGCCCTTTGCAGATGCAGGCGCTGCCCTGGGGTGCAGTAAAGGCCTAGCTGGGACTTCTGGTACCAAGTGCTCCCTTGTGGCAGTGTTGGAATACAGCAAGCTCTGCCCTGCCACAGGGTTTTTAAACCCCAGCCctgtcttcccctggtggaggatgATCCCAACTCCCCTGAGCTGAAGGCAGCAAGAGCAGCCTGCCCGTCGCCCCTGGACCCCTATGCCAGGGTCATCAGGGGCCAGAGAGTAAATCTATTTGGCTTTGTGGCCAGAATGTCTCTGTAAGtcagtgtgaaagcagccatagacaggaAACAAGTggctgtggctgtgttccaataaaacttttattTACAAACACAGTTGGTGTTTGTCAGCCCCTATTCTAAGTGTAGACGGGAACTCCTGCCAGGAAGCCAGTAAGGGACAAATGGATTGGTGCTGGGCTTTTAAAGCCCGACTGGCCCATGGAAGTGTACTTCAGCAGCCTCCAGGGACCTGAGTTCCCTGCATGCATGTGACTGGCCTGTCCAGCCTTGGCTTTGATTCCAAGAGCCGTGTCTGACGGAGGAAATCTTCTGCGGGTTTTTTCTTGTACCAAAAGGCCTGGTGTTGCTCAGAGTGGAGTTCTCCTAACGTCCTGGCAGGGAGACGCAGGTGTAGATCAGTGGGAGGCCAGCACCTGCTGTCTTAGCCACACTGGGCATTGCTCCAAGTGTCTCGGCCCAGATggtctgtgatccacagggtagTTGCCCCGTGATGGGGTCTCTGGTGTCATGCCTCAGGGAACTGGGCCAGGTGGCATGTCAGCCCTGAGGTGGGTGAGGACAGCTGGTGTTTCTGGAACACGTGCCCTTGTTTGCATAGTCTCCTCAGCTTGGACGGCTAAGGGACCGACTTTGGGTGGCCTGTCACCTACCCTCGCTGGGTGTCCTGGGAGGCATCTACACTAGCTGAGCCCTGCAGCCTTCCGGTCAAGGTGCAGTTGCTCAGGTTGGTGGGAGGCTGAGGCCAGGGAGGGACCTTGAGCCTAGCTGTGGCTGCAGTGCCAGAAGGGCGGGTGGAATTGCTTACGTGTGGAAGGGTGATGTTTAGCAGTGATTTGGGGCTGGGCCAGATGCTGAGGGCACCAGGCTGGCAGGTGGTCCATCCCTATTGTCTGAACTTGTGTCTGCATGGGGGCCCAAGGGGCTCAGACCAGGGCACAGGCTGGCCGCCCCCTAGGGTGGGCGGGCAGGCGGGCCAACCTCTGGGTGCCTTCCTACCTGTGTGTCCTTCCCAGGCGGCAGCGCGCGGGCCTCGGGCATGCTCCTGCAGTATGGCGTTCCCGGGAGCGAGGGCGTGAGCCAGCTGACGCTGACGGCTGGGGAAGACGCCAATGCCAGCAAGAGACCTGCGGCAGCGTGGCTGGCGGCCATGCACAAGGTAGTgcgagcccaggggcaagggtctgCCCACCTCCCCGAGGGAGAGGCCACTCCAGGCACCAGTCTGCTCCCCTCCTGTTTATATTTGGTTGCCCCACAGGCTGCCAAGCTCCTGTACGAATCACGGGACCAGTGACCCCTGCACGTGCCCAGTGACAGCAGACGTGGGACGGGGGCCCTGCTCCTGCGTGCGCAGCGCCCAAAGCCGGTCCTGCAGCGCTGGGGTGCACTCAAGTATTTGGGGAAGAAGTGTTCACTTACCT from Elephas maximus indicus isolate mEleMax1 chromosome 10, mEleMax1 primary haplotype, whole genome shotgun sequence includes:
- the ZFYVE21 gene encoding zinc finger FYVE domain-containing protein 21 isoform X2, which gives rise to MAALSSSSCLPSCPGPPLHRALAGPGLVLWQRAGSVELLPTPVTQSGGSYAHLSSCGWEEGLLLGSAPFSDEPPAPHLRRKQCALGSKASYSHLNPLSHCCLCFSGSGPWTDTSAVPLGATFLVTFGKSETPETMVCRLSNNQRFLVLDGDGHYEIEITRISTMRILTEGLPPGGGSARASGMLLQYGVPGSEGVSQLTLTAGEDANASKRPAAAWLAAMHKAAKLLYESRDQ
- the ZFYVE21 gene encoding zinc finger FYVE domain-containing protein 21 isoform X3, with the protein product MSSEVAARRDAKKLVRSPSGLRMVPEHRAYGSPFGLEEPQWVPDKECPRCMQCDTKFDFITRKHHCRRCGKCFCDRCCSQKVPLPRMCFVDPVRQCAECALVSQREAEFYDKQLKVLVSGATFLVTFGKSETPETMVCRLSNNQRFLVLDGDGHYEIEITRISTMRILTEGLPPGEKDTHTYTSLLESQPVSEGGSARASGMLLQYGVPGSEGVSQLTLTAGEDANASKRPAAAWLAAMHKAAKLLYESRDQ
- the ZFYVE21 gene encoding zinc finger FYVE domain-containing protein 21 isoform X1, with the protein product MSSEVAARRDAKKLVRSPSGLRMVPEHRAYGSPFGLEEPQWVPDKECPRCMQCDTKFDFITRKHHCRRCGKCFCDRCCSQKVPLPRMCFVDPVRQCAECALVSQREAEFYDKQLKVLVSGATFLVTFGKSETPETMVCRLSNNQRFLVLDGDGHYEIEITRISTMRILTEGLPPGGGSARASGMLLQYGVPGSEGVSQLTLTAGEDANASKRPAAAWLAAMHKAAKLLYESRDQ